One Anolis carolinensis isolate JA03-04 chromosome 4, rAnoCar3.1.pri, whole genome shotgun sequence DNA window includes the following coding sequences:
- the LOC100567606 gene encoding leukocyte elastase inhibitor → MDQLANANTHFALDLFQKLIEANPTGNIFFSPLSMCSAVAMVFLGAKGDTATQLSKTFHFDGVEDVHVKLQKLSTTINQSNVPYVLKLANRLYGEKTYTFLQDYLTSTQKLYGAELSTVDFLNAAESVRNEINQWVEGQTEGKIRELLSEGSVNELTKLVLVNAIYFKGSWEEKFKEEDTTDMPFRLSKKEKKNVKMMFMKKKFPFGYIDECKCRVLELPYKGKELSMIILLPDDIEDDSTGLERLEKQLTIDKLQEWTLPRNMYSHNEVYVHLPKFKLEESYDLKTYLSALGLRDVFDAGKANLSGMSGARDLHVSKIVHKSFVEVNEEGTEAAAATAVAVMLCSLPMEDDFNADHPFLFFIRHNPTSTILFFGKFASP, encoded by the exons ATGGATCAACTAGCCAATGCGAACACCCATTTTGCCCTTGATCTCTTCCAAAAGTTGATTGAAGCCAACCCAACAGGCAATATCTTCTTTTCTCCACTTAGCATGTGCTCTGCAGTTGCCATGGTCTTCTTAGGGGCCAAGGGTGATACAGCAACACAACTCTCAAAG ACATTTCACTTTGATGGTGTTGAAGATGTTCATGTAAAACTCCAGAAACTCAGTACTACGATAAACCAGAGCAATGTCCCTTATGTACTGAAGCTTGCTAATAGGTTGTATGGAGAAAAAACCTATACCTTTTTGCAA gaTTACTTGACTAGCACTCAGAAGCTGTATGGTGCAGAGCTATCCACAGTAGATTTCCTAAATGCTGCAGAAAGTGTGCGAAACGAAATTAACCAGTGGGTTGAGGGGCAGACTGAAG GCAAGATTCGTGAATTGTTATCTGAAGGCTCTGTTAATGAACTGACCAAACTGGTTCTGGTGAATGCGATTTACTTTAAAGGTAGCTGGGAAGAGAAGTTTAAAGAAGAGGACACTACGGATATGCCTTTTAGGCTCAGCAAG aaggaaaaaaagaatgtgAAGATGATGTTCATGAAAAAGAAATTTCCTTTTGGTTATATTGACGAATGCAAATGTCGAGTGTTGGAACTACCTTACAAGGGAAAAGAGCTTAGCATGATCATCCTGCTCCCTGATGATATTGAGGATGATTCCACTGGCCTGGAGCGG CTGGAGAAGCAGCTCACCATAGACAAACTCCAAGAGTGGACACTGCCCAGAAACATGTATTCTCACAATGAAGTCTATGTACACCTGCCTAAATTTAAGCTGGAAGAGAGCTATGATCTTAAGACATATTTGTCAGCACTGGGACTGCGAGATGTCTTTGATGCTGGCAAGGCAAATTTATCTGGCATGTCGGGAGCCCGTGACCTCCATGTGTCCAAAATAGTTCACAAGTCCTTTGTGGAAGTGAATGAAGAGGggacagaagcagcagcagcaacagctgtAGCAGTGATGTTATGCAGCCTGCCCATGGAAGACGACTTTAATGCTGACCACCCCTTCCTCTTCTTTATTCGTCATAACCCAACAAGTACTATTCTTTTCTTTGGGAAATTTGCTTCTCCGTGA
- the LOC100567410 gene encoding leukocyte elastase inhibitor isoform X2: MDQLANANTHFALDLFQKLTEANSTGNIFFSPLNISSALAMVYLGAKGDTATQLSKACHFDAVEDLHVKLQALSTKINRSDAPYVLKLANRLYGEKTYCFLKDYLTSTQKLYGAELSMVDFLNAAQSVRTQINQWVEGQTEGKITELLSEDSVNELTKLVLVNAIYFKGSWEEKFDKFDTTDKPFRLSKKEKKNVKMMFMKKKLPFSYIDDCKCRVLELPYQGKELSMILLLPDDIEDDSTGLEQLEKQLILGNLQKWTCSQNMYSNHEVYVHLPKFKLEESYDLQSYLEALGLRDVFGSGKADLSGMSRARDLHVSKIVHKSFVEVNEEGTEAAAAAAAVAMNSMPMREKFNADHPFLFFIRYNPTNTILFFGRFASP; encoded by the exons ATGGATCAACTGGCCAATGCGAACACCCATTTTGCCCTTGATCTCTTCCAAAAGTTGACTGAAGCCAACTCAACAGGCAATATCTTCTTTTCTCCACTTAACATATCATCTGCACTCGCCATGGTCTACTTAGGGGCCAAAGGTGACACAGCAACACAGCTCTCAAAG GCGTGTCACTTTGATGCTGTTGAAGATCTTCATGTAAAGCTGCAGGCACTCAGTACTAAGATAAACCGGAGTGATGCGCCTTATGTACTGAAGCTTGCTAATAGATTGTATGGAGAAAAAACGTATTGCTTTCTGAAG GATTACTTGACCAGCACTCAGAAGCTATATGGTGCAGAGCTATCCATGGTAGACTTCTTAAATGCTGCACAAAGTGTACGAACACAAATTAACCAGTGGGTTGAGGGACAAACTGAAG GTAAAATCACTGAGTTGTTATCTGAAGACTCTGTTAATGAACTGACCAAACTGGTTCTGGTGAATGCGATTTACTTTAAAGGTTCCTGGGAAGAGAAGTTTGATAAGTTTGACACCACAGATAAGCCTTTTAGGCTTAGTAAG aaggaaaagaagaatgtGAAGATGATGTTCATGAAAAAGAAACTCCCATTTAGTTATATTGACGATTGCAAATGTCGAGTGCTGGAACTGCCTTACCAGGGAAAAGAGCTTAGCATGATCCTCCTGCTCCCTGATGATATTGAGGATGATTCCACTGGCCTGGAGCAG TTGGAGAAGCAGCTCATCTTAGGCAATCTCCAGAAGTGGACATGCTCCCAAAATATGTATTCCAACCATGAAGTCTATGTTCATCTGCCTAAATTTAAGCTGGAAGAAAGCTATGATCTTCAGTCGTATTTGGAAGCACTGGGACTGCGGGATGTCTTTGGCAGTGGCAAGGCGGATTTATCTGGAATGTCGAGAGCCCGTGACCTCCATGTGTCCAAGATAGTTCACAAGTCCTTTGTGGAAGTGAATGAAGAAGGGACAgaagcggcggcagcagcagcagctgtggCAATGAACAGCATGCCCATGAGAGAGAAATTCAATGCTGACCACCCATTCCTCTTCTTTATACGTTATAACCCAACAAATACTATTCTTTTCTTTGGGAGATTTGCTTCTCCATGA
- the LOC100567410 gene encoding leukocyte elastase inhibitor isoform X1, with protein sequence MPAIDVGETSGENASGTWPDSLENSQQPRKGLSSLQETQERKEGREVVSTPPPEKPSLSWRRRKARFAGTQKRHLAEASRTSTDIRVGERREKSFIMDQLANANTHFALDLFQKLTEANSTGNIFFSPLNISSALAMVYLGAKGDTATQLSKACHFDAVEDLHVKLQALSTKINRSDAPYVLKLANRLYGEKTYCFLKDYLTSTQKLYGAELSMVDFLNAAQSVRTQINQWVEGQTEGKITELLSEDSVNELTKLVLVNAIYFKGSWEEKFDKFDTTDKPFRLSKKEKKNVKMMFMKKKLPFSYIDDCKCRVLELPYQGKELSMILLLPDDIEDDSTGLEQLEKQLILGNLQKWTCSQNMYSNHEVYVHLPKFKLEESYDLQSYLEALGLRDVFGSGKADLSGMSRARDLHVSKIVHKSFVEVNEEGTEAAAAAAAVAMNSMPMREKFNADHPFLFFIRYNPTNTILFFGRFASP encoded by the exons atgcctgccatagatgtgggcgaaacgtcaggagagaatgcttctggaacatggccagacagcctggaaaactcacagcaacccagaaaaggTTTGTCAAGCCTCCAAGAGacgcaggaaaggaaggaggggagggaggttgTGTCTACTCCTCCTCCGGAGAAACCCTCCCTTTCCTGGCGAAGGAGGAAGGCGCGGTTTGCAGGAACCCAAAAGAGGCATCTTGCAGAGGCATCCAGGACCAGCACTGACATCCGCGTTGGAGAACggagagagaaa AGCTTCATCATGGATCAACTGGCCAATGCGAACACCCATTTTGCCCTTGATCTCTTCCAAAAGTTGACTGAAGCCAACTCAACAGGCAATATCTTCTTTTCTCCACTTAACATATCATCTGCACTCGCCATGGTCTACTTAGGGGCCAAAGGTGACACAGCAACACAGCTCTCAAAG GCGTGTCACTTTGATGCTGTTGAAGATCTTCATGTAAAGCTGCAGGCACTCAGTACTAAGATAAACCGGAGTGATGCGCCTTATGTACTGAAGCTTGCTAATAGATTGTATGGAGAAAAAACGTATTGCTTTCTGAAG GATTACTTGACCAGCACTCAGAAGCTATATGGTGCAGAGCTATCCATGGTAGACTTCTTAAATGCTGCACAAAGTGTACGAACACAAATTAACCAGTGGGTTGAGGGACAAACTGAAG GTAAAATCACTGAGTTGTTATCTGAAGACTCTGTTAATGAACTGACCAAACTGGTTCTGGTGAATGCGATTTACTTTAAAGGTTCCTGGGAAGAGAAGTTTGATAAGTTTGACACCACAGATAAGCCTTTTAGGCTTAGTAAG aaggaaaagaagaatgtGAAGATGATGTTCATGAAAAAGAAACTCCCATTTAGTTATATTGACGATTGCAAATGTCGAGTGCTGGAACTGCCTTACCAGGGAAAAGAGCTTAGCATGATCCTCCTGCTCCCTGATGATATTGAGGATGATTCCACTGGCCTGGAGCAG TTGGAGAAGCAGCTCATCTTAGGCAATCTCCAGAAGTGGACATGCTCCCAAAATATGTATTCCAACCATGAAGTCTATGTTCATCTGCCTAAATTTAAGCTGGAAGAAAGCTATGATCTTCAGTCGTATTTGGAAGCACTGGGACTGCGGGATGTCTTTGGCAGTGGCAAGGCGGATTTATCTGGAATGTCGAGAGCCCGTGACCTCCATGTGTCCAAGATAGTTCACAAGTCCTTTGTGGAAGTGAATGAAGAAGGGACAgaagcggcggcagcagcagcagctgtggCAATGAACAGCATGCCCATGAGAGAGAAATTCAATGCTGACCACCCATTCCTCTTCTTTATACGTTATAACCCAACAAATACTATTCTTTTCTTTGGGAGATTTGCTTCTCCATGA